The Desulfuromonas versatilis genome has a segment encoding these proteins:
- a CDS encoding GGDEF domain-containing response regulator: protein MEEKSQRLTEVLIAGADPAQLTRIRESVEKAGCVVVEAANGEDALAQFKTREPDAVLLNAALPGMDGFEVCRAIRQTPAGQHKPILMVIGGERVEAIRRAYEAGASDFITSSAKGFVLDYRIQFMLRTAKASQKQEKLALASRVAEPVDWPRDFHHKHQSQPVEIAGTLQDVMDSMPTGTALRESEALLIHLAYHDALTGLPNRLLFQNRFQHAIAKAHRSCKQVAILFMDLDQFKRVNDSFGHDVGDRLLQAVAGRLRACTRKGNTLARIGGDEFVLLLEEVEQLGAVCSMAHKVNTCLAPAFRVGGLEFHVTASIGIGIYPDDGGSVAELMRCADFAMYRAKEGGGSSFQFFTQGMPWSVNSKA, encoded by the coding sequence ATGGAGGAAAAAAGCCAGCGATTAACCGAAGTTCTGATCGCCGGGGCGGACCCTGCCCAGCTCACCCGGATCCGAGAAAGCGTGGAGAAGGCGGGTTGTGTGGTGGTAGAGGCCGCGAATGGCGAGGATGCGTTGGCCCAATTCAAGACCAGAGAACCCGATGCTGTGCTGCTGAATGCCGCCTTGCCGGGCATGGATGGATTCGAGGTCTGCCGGGCCATTCGCCAGACTCCTGCCGGACAACACAAACCAATCTTGATGGTTATCGGCGGCGAAAGGGTCGAGGCAATCCGTCGGGCCTACGAGGCGGGGGCCAGTGACTTTATCACCAGCTCGGCCAAAGGCTTTGTCCTTGATTATCGCATCCAATTTATGCTCCGAACAGCTAAAGCGAGCCAAAAGCAGGAGAAGCTGGCGCTTGCCTCACGAGTCGCCGAACCCGTTGATTGGCCTAGGGATTTTCACCACAAGCACCAGAGCCAGCCTGTCGAGATAGCCGGGACCCTCCAGGATGTGATGGACAGCATGCCAACCGGGACCGCGCTGCGGGAGAGCGAGGCGCTGCTTATCCACCTGGCCTACCATGACGCCCTGACCGGATTACCAAACCGACTGCTTTTTCAGAACCGCTTCCAACATGCCATCGCCAAGGCGCATCGCTCCTGCAAGCAGGTGGCCATCTTATTCATGGACCTGGACCAGTTCAAAAGGGTCAACGATTCTTTTGGCCACGATGTCGGCGATCGACTATTGCAGGCGGTGGCGGGTCGACTCAGGGCCTGTACCCGAAAAGGAAATACCCTGGCCCGCATAGGTGGTGACGAGTTCGTCCTGCTCCTTGAGGAGGTGGAGCAGCTTGGTGCGGTCTGTTCGATGGCCCATAAGGTCAATACTTGTCTTGCCCCGGCCTTTCGGGTCGGCGGGCTTGAGTTTCACGTCACGGCCAGTATCGGCATCGGAATCTATCCAGATGACGGCGGCAGCGTAGCTGAGCTCATGAGGTGTGCGGATTTTGCCATGTACCGGGCCAAGGAGGGGGGCGGGAGCAGCTTCCAGTTCTTTACCCAGGGAATGCCGTGGTCGGTAAATTCAAAGGCTTGA
- a CDS encoding sigma-54-dependent transcriptional regulator: MPTLHLYCDLREPSLSRAAREARRLEHYALRIEHVRTGNLAASLGQLAADMGDDDLGLVALLHAPDEQLREAAQVLSRHPLDLRRRITFCCSGYCPGMERWANQCGLKPERNHYEASRRPPWTPPHPPRGTSLAERQWIQYRLMRALIAGEPPAAVYEEIILTLRRGAPSATQLERSRRFVEQGEPDMAGGNYAEERRLHPNAIDRLRDRAVQVGRSGLNTLILGETGTGKESLAWYLHDFSTRGNGPVLALNCAFFEGERLESELFGHEQGAFTDAKKAKKGLVEEADGGTLFLDELPEMAPRVQAKLLRFLQDGTYTRLGGNRTLRADVRIISAAQPSLMHKLRADLYYRVADVELRTVALRDMAGRDIVNIACNLAYRLMWRSVIREEGETVLTPDVIRGIWKQLALPEHAARLAGYPWPGNMRELSAMIKRLVLLGDDIFRELDGKPTGSMVFPGTEEATFDEEWRQFLLPVSSLAEIEARQLKLKALQGAYVRHLVASLGGRTRIQPTKLAETLGCTYNTLMSCLGTQKQP, from the coding sequence ATGCCGACCCTGCATCTATACTGCGACCTTCGCGAACCCTCCCTGTCCCGCGCCGCTCGGGAAGCCCGCCGGTTGGAGCATTACGCTCTGCGGATCGAGCATGTCCGCACCGGCAACCTTGCCGCCAGCCTGGGCCAGTTGGCGGCAGACATGGGCGACGATGACCTCGGCCTGGTGGCCCTGCTGCACGCGCCCGATGAGCAACTGCGGGAAGCAGCACAGGTGCTTTCCCGCCATCCCCTGGACCTGCGGCGCCGCATCACCTTCTGCTGCTCCGGATACTGCCCGGGGATGGAGAGATGGGCCAACCAGTGTGGCCTCAAGCCCGAGCGCAACCATTATGAAGCCTCGCGGCGCCCGCCCTGGACCCCGCCCCATCCCCCCCGCGGGACCTCCCTAGCCGAACGCCAATGGATCCAGTACCGGCTGATGCGGGCCCTGATCGCCGGCGAGCCGCCGGCGGCGGTCTATGAGGAGATCATCCTGACCCTCCGCCGAGGAGCGCCTTCGGCCACCCAGCTCGAACGCTCCCGGCGGTTTGTCGAACAAGGGGAGCCGGATATGGCGGGGGGGAACTATGCAGAGGAGCGCCGGCTACACCCGAACGCCATCGACCGGCTGCGGGACCGGGCCGTCCAGGTGGGGCGTTCGGGTCTGAACACGCTGATCCTCGGCGAAACCGGCACAGGCAAGGAATCCCTCGCCTGGTACCTGCACGACTTCAGCACCCGCGGCAACGGGCCGGTTCTGGCCCTCAACTGCGCCTTTTTCGAGGGAGAGAGGCTTGAATCGGAACTTTTTGGACACGAGCAGGGGGCTTTTACCGATGCCAAGAAGGCCAAGAAGGGACTTGTAGAAGAGGCGGACGGGGGTACACTTTTTCTCGACGAGCTGCCGGAGATGGCCCCGCGCGTTCAGGCCAAGCTGCTGCGCTTCCTGCAGGATGGCACCTATACCCGCCTCGGCGGCAACCGCACCCTGCGCGCCGACGTCCGCATCATCTCCGCGGCGCAACCGAGCCTGATGCACAAGCTGCGGGCCGACCTCTACTACCGGGTCGCCGATGTCGAGCTGCGCACCGTGGCGCTGCGGGATATGGCAGGGCGGGACATCGTCAATATCGCCTGCAACCTGGCATACCGCCTGATGTGGAGGTCTGTCATCCGGGAGGAGGGGGAGACCGTCCTGACCCCCGATGTCATCCGCGGGATCTGGAAACAGTTGGCCCTACCGGAGCATGCCGCCCGTCTGGCTGGTTACCCCTGGCCTGGCAACATGCGCGAGCTCTCCGCCATGATCAAGCGCTTAGTACTGCTGGGAGACGACATTTTTCGCGAGCTTGATGGGAAACCGACCGGCTCGATGGTGTTCCCCGGCACTGAGGAGGCCACCTTTGACGAAGAGTGGCGCCAGTTCCTCCTCCCCGTTTCCAGCCTGGCGGAGATCGAAGCCCGCCAACTCAAGCTCAAGGCCCTGCAGGGGGCCTATGTCAGGCACCTGGTTGCCAGTCTTGGCGGCCGCACCCGCATCCAACCGACCAAACTGGCCGAAACCCTTGGCTGCACCTACAACACCCTGATGAGTTGCCTCGGCACCCAGAAACAACCTTGA
- a CDS encoding TIGR04282 family arsenosugar biosynthesis glycosyltransferase, translating into MQVSEINSSIPKIATRALGIFAKQPLPGRVKTRLCPPLSGEQAAELYRVSLIETVESLAGRDFDLVLFYAGEEAFFQSAFPALPRIAQAQGGLGERLERAFEALFARGCRRAAMIGSDSPDLPAHLVEEAFAALERASFVTAPAADGGYVLVGQDAVHPELFRDIPWSTPGVLAATRERARALGIGYREVAGWEDVDDLPSLRRLVERSPASATARFGRRLLARHGW; encoded by the coding sequence TTGCAAGTCTCTGAAATTAATAGCTCTATTCCGAAGATTGCAACGCGGGCACTGGGGATTTTCGCCAAGCAGCCGCTCCCCGGCAGGGTCAAAACCCGCCTCTGCCCGCCGCTTTCCGGCGAGCAGGCCGCCGAGCTCTATCGCGTCTCGCTGATCGAAACGGTCGAATCGCTGGCAGGCCGGGACTTCGACCTGGTGCTGTTCTACGCCGGGGAGGAAGCGTTTTTCCAGTCCGCTTTTCCCGCCCTGCCGCGCATAGCCCAGGCCCAGGGTGGCCTCGGCGAGCGGCTCGAGCGGGCCTTCGAGGCCCTTTTCGCCCGGGGCTGCCGGCGGGCCGCCATGATCGGCTCGGACAGTCCCGACCTTCCCGCGCACCTGGTCGAGGAGGCCTTCGCCGCCCTGGAGCGCGCCAGCTTCGTCACCGCCCCCGCCGCGGACGGCGGCTACGTGCTGGTGGGGCAGGACGCAGTGCATCCCGAACTGTTCCGGGACATCCCCTGGAGCACCCCCGGGGTGCTGGCCGCTACCCGCGAGCGGGCCCGGGCCCTGGGGATCGGCTACCGGGAGGTGGCCGGCTGGGAGGACGTGGATGACCTGCCCTCCCTGCGCCGGCTGGTCGAGCGCTCCCCCGCCTCGGCGACCGCCCGGTTCGGCCGGCGCCTTCTCGCTCGCCACGGCTGGTAG
- the folE2 gene encoding GTP cyclohydrolase FolE2, protein MRDIQREPDTRKVPIDKVGVKNISYPIVVQDKSKLEQHTVARINMYVDLPHHFKGTHMSRFIEILNQYRGEISILSLDTILQEMKERLEASCAHMELEFPYFIEKQAPASGARGLMEYQCRMLGTLGDSADFVLGVTVPVTSLCPCSKEISARGAHNQRSAINVQIRYRDHVWLEDLIEWVESCGSAPVYSLLKREDEKAVTEQAYDNPMFVEDIVRAVTLKLRQQPAIQWFRVECENFESIHNHSAYALVESGTR, encoded by the coding sequence ATGCGTGACATACAGCGGGAACCCGACACCCGCAAGGTCCCCATCGACAAGGTCGGGGTGAAGAACATCAGCTACCCCATCGTGGTGCAGGACAAGAGCAAGCTCGAGCAGCACACGGTGGCGCGCATCAACATGTACGTGGACCTTCCCCACCACTTCAAGGGGACCCACATGAGCCGCTTCATCGAGATCCTCAACCAGTACCGCGGCGAGATCAGCATCCTCAGCCTCGACACCATTCTCCAGGAGATGAAGGAGCGCCTCGAGGCCTCCTGCGCCCACATGGAGCTGGAGTTCCCCTACTTCATCGAAAAACAGGCTCCCGCCTCCGGGGCCCGCGGGCTGATGGAATACCAGTGCCGGATGCTCGGCACCCTGGGGGATTCGGCCGACTTCGTGCTCGGCGTGACCGTGCCGGTCACCTCCCTGTGCCCCTGCTCCAAGGAGATCAGCGCCCGCGGCGCCCACAACCAGCGCAGCGCCATCAACGTGCAGATCCGCTACCGCGACCACGTCTGGCTCGAGGACCTGATCGAGTGGGTGGAGAGCTGCGGCAGCGCGCCGGTCTATTCGCTGCTCAAGCGCGAAGACGAGAAGGCGGTCACCGAGCAGGCCTACGACAACCCCATGTTCGTCGAGGACATCGTGCGCGCGGTGACCCTCAAGCTGCGCCAGCAGCCGGCGATCCAGTGGTTTCGCGTCGAGTGCGAGAATTTCGAGTCGATCCATAACCACTCGGCCTACGCTCTGGTGGAGAGCGGCACCCGCTAG
- the queC gene encoding 7-cyano-7-deazaguanine synthase QueC, giving the protein MSKKAVVLYSGGLDSTTCMAIARAEGFEPYAMSFAYGQRHSIELDKARQYAPKVGAVEHQLVEIDLRRIGGSALTSDTAVPKGRAIDESIPVTYVPARNTIFLSFALGWAEVLGAQDIFIGVNALDYSGYPDCRPEFIAAYEAMANLATRAGVEGGRYRIHTPLIQLSKAQIIRKGLELGVDYSLTHSCYDPTPEGLACGECDSCLLRLKGFAEAGVKDPVRYAVSSEK; this is encoded by the coding sequence ATGTCCAAAAAAGCGGTTGTTCTTTACAGCGGGGGGCTCGACTCGACCACCTGCATGGCCATCGCCCGGGCTGAGGGGTTCGAGCCCTACGCCATGAGCTTCGCCTACGGCCAGCGCCACAGCATCGAACTGGACAAGGCCCGGCAATACGCCCCGAAAGTGGGGGCCGTCGAGCACCAGCTGGTGGAGATCGATCTGCGCCGCATCGGTGGCAGCGCCCTGACCTCGGACACCGCCGTCCCCAAGGGGCGGGCGATCGACGAGAGCATCCCGGTGACCTACGTGCCGGCGCGTAACACCATCTTTCTCTCCTTCGCCCTGGGCTGGGCCGAGGTGCTGGGGGCCCAGGACATCTTTATCGGGGTCAACGCCCTCGACTACTCGGGCTACCCCGATTGCCGCCCTGAGTTCATCGCGGCCTACGAGGCGATGGCCAACCTCGCCACCAGGGCGGGAGTCGAAGGGGGGCGCTACCGCATCCACACCCCGCTGATCCAACTGAGCAAGGCGCAGATCATCCGCAAGGGGCTGGAGCTGGGGGTCGACTATTCCCTGACCCACTCCTGCTACGATCCCACCCCCGAGGGGCTGGCCTGCGGCGAGTGCGACTCCTGCCTGCTGCGGCTCAAGGGGTTTGCCGAGGCGGGGGTGAAAGATCCCGTCCGCTATGCGGTGAGCAGTGAAAAGTAA
- the pyk gene encoding pyruvate kinase, whose protein sequence is MFRRTKIVVTLGPASESESMLLALMEAGADVFRLNFSHGDLESKARLIERIRELSRRRRRAVGILADLQGPKIRTGQMAGGALTLVSGSEVTLTTREVLGQGELIPTTYRELPGDVTPGDRILLDDGLMELEVLSAAAEEVRCRVKFGGVLKDRKGINLPGVKVSAPALTEKDLEDLRFCLGHGVDYVALSFVRRAEDVHGLKDLLYQQKADLRVIAKIEKPEAVANFDAILEAADGIMVARGDLGVEMSPEKVPLIQKRIIRQCNEAGKPVITATQMLESMIANPRPTRAETSDVANAILDGTDAVMLSAETASGQFPVEAVSLMVRVAHDVEEDPVLREKSFRPIPEVRGYRRLPEAIGQAACRVAENLGAAAILAFTQTGSTAALVAKYRPSVPVFAITPTLEVRRRMSLYAGVRSLRVDIQGDTEAQIRSVEQAVLDAGVLKKGEVVVITMGSPMSTPGTTNLMKVHRLGTGDFYEVH, encoded by the coding sequence ATGTTCCGTCGCACCAAGATCGTTGTCACCCTCGGCCCGGCCAGCGAGTCGGAATCGATGCTGCTGGCCCTCATGGAGGCCGGCGCCGATGTTTTTCGCCTCAATTTCTCCCATGGTGACCTGGAAAGCAAGGCCAGGCTGATCGAGCGGATCCGTGAACTTTCCCGGCGCCGGCGCCGGGCGGTGGGGATCCTGGCGGATCTGCAGGGCCCCAAGATCCGCACCGGGCAGATGGCCGGCGGCGCCCTGACCCTGGTCTCCGGCAGCGAGGTCACCCTGACCACCCGCGAGGTGCTGGGCCAGGGCGAGCTGATCCCCACCACCTACCGGGAGCTGCCGGGAGACGTGACCCCCGGCGACCGGATTCTGCTCGATGACGGGCTCATGGAGCTGGAGGTGCTCTCGGCCGCGGCCGAGGAGGTGCGCTGTCGGGTCAAGTTCGGCGGAGTGCTCAAGGACCGCAAGGGGATCAACCTGCCGGGGGTGAAGGTTTCCGCGCCGGCGCTGACGGAAAAAGACCTGGAGGACCTGCGCTTCTGCCTCGGCCACGGCGTCGACTACGTGGCGCTCTCCTTCGTACGGCGGGCCGAGGACGTGCACGGCCTCAAGGACCTGCTCTACCAGCAGAAGGCCGACCTGCGGGTGATCGCCAAGATCGAAAAGCCCGAGGCGGTGGCCAATTTCGACGCCATCCTCGAGGCCGCCGACGGCATCATGGTGGCCCGCGGCGACCTGGGGGTGGAGATGAGCCCGGAGAAGGTGCCGCTGATCCAGAAGCGCATCATCCGCCAGTGCAACGAGGCGGGCAAACCGGTGATCACCGCCACCCAGATGCTCGAAAGCATGATTGCCAATCCCCGCCCGACCCGCGCCGAAACCTCCGATGTGGCCAACGCGATCCTCGACGGGACCGATGCGGTGATGCTCTCGGCGGAGACCGCTTCCGGGCAGTTCCCCGTCGAGGCGGTTTCGCTGATGGTGCGGGTGGCCCACGACGTGGAGGAGGATCCGGTGCTGCGCGAAAAATCCTTCCGCCCCATCCCCGAGGTGCGCGGCTACCGGCGGCTGCCCGAGGCGATCGGCCAGGCCGCCTGCCGGGTGGCCGAAAACCTGGGCGCCGCGGCGATTCTCGCCTTTACCCAGACCGGCAGCACCGCGGCCCTGGTCGCCAAGTACCGCCCGTCGGTGCCGGTATTCGCCATCACCCCCACCCTCGAGGTGCGCCGCCGCATGTCCCTGTATGCCGGGGTGCGCTCGCTGCGGGTCGACATCCAGGGGGATACCGAAGCGCAGATCCGTTCGGTGGAGCAGGCGGTGCTCGATGCCGGGGTGCTGAAAAAAGGGGAGGTGGTGGTCATCACCATGGGCAGCCCCATGTCGACCCCCGGCACCACCAACCTGATGAAGGTGCACCGGCTGGGGACCGGGGACTTTTACGAAGTTCACTGA
- a CDS encoding cytochrome C: MKKTLLPLILICSLAWGCAMLGSWKAIPAPGGCDQCHTQPIGNDWQLAYEPPTLTSETGREAWQSSGSMAPAEASPLEQQKISEQRCFRCHKGPDKAHTEYKGRYHH, translated from the coding sequence ATGAAAAAGACCCTGCTGCCACTGATCCTGATATGCTCCCTGGCCTGGGGCTGCGCGATGCTGGGATCCTGGAAAGCGATCCCCGCTCCGGGCGGCTGCGACCAGTGTCACACCCAGCCGATCGGCAACGACTGGCAGCTGGCTTATGAGCCGCCCACCCTGACCAGCGAAACCGGCAGGGAAGCCTGGCAAAGTTCGGGATCGATGGCGCCTGCCGAAGCCTCCCCGCTCGAGCAGCAGAAAATTTCCGAGCAACGCTGCTTCCGCTGTCACAAGGGGCCGGACAAGGCCCATACCGAGTACAAGGGACGCTACCACCACTAG